In Candidatus Bathyarchaeia archaeon, the following are encoded in one genomic region:
- a CDS encoding DJ-1/PfpI family protein: MVKVLVFFAPGFEEIEASTIVDILRRCNVEVTMVGLKPDIVEGSHGIGFKVDKSIEEVSVKDFDAVICPGGSPGYENLRKDQRVLNMIKEAFAANKLVAAICASPAVLSDAGILEGKYCTIYPGMEGELKKGGGKPRKGSVVVDGNIVTSKGPATALPFALKIAEKLVGKEAADKVGRETLILKRC, encoded by the coding sequence ATGGTTAAAGTGTTAGTTTTCTTCGCTCCAGGATTCGAGGAGATAGAAGCCTCAACCATCGTAGATATTTTGAGAAGATGTAACGTAGAAGTAACCATGGTCGGTTTAAAGCCGGACATAGTTGAAGGTTCACATGGGATAGGGTTCAAGGTCGATAAATCTATCGAAGAGGTGTCCGTCAAAGACTTCGACGCGGTTATCTGCCCAGGTGGCTCTCCTGGCTATGAGAATCTCAGGAAAGATCAGAGAGTGCTAAACATGATCAAAGAGGCTTTCGCAGCTAATAAACTCGTGGCTGCGATATGTGCAAGCCCAGCCGTCCTTTCCGACGCTGGCATTCTTGAAGGGAAATATTGCACGATATACCCTGGTATGGAGGGAGAGCTCAAAAAGGGAGGAGGCAAACCTAGAAAAGGTTCTGTTGTGGTCGATGGTAACATAGTGACGAGTAAAGGTCCAGCCACAGCACTCCCATTCGCACTCAAGATTGCTGAAAAGCTGGTGGGGAAAGAAGCTGCTGACAAAGTTGGAAGGGAAACACTGATATTAAAACGTTGTTAA